A portion of the Megalobrama amblycephala isolate DHTTF-2021 linkage group LG23, ASM1881202v1, whole genome shotgun sequence genome contains these proteins:
- the hnrnph1 gene encoding heterogeneous nuclear ribonucleoprotein H isoform X4, giving the protein MADGEGFVVRVRGLPWSCSVDEVQRFFSECKIANNGTSIHFTYTREGRPSGEAFVEFDSEEDLKIAVKKDRETMGHRYVEVFKSNSVEMDWVLKHTGPNCPDTGGDGLVRLRGLPFGCSKEEIVQFFAGLEIVPNGITLPVDFQGRSTGEAFVQFASQDIAEKALKKHKERIGHRYIEIFKSSRAEVRTHYEPQRKVMGMQRPGPYDRPGGGRGYNSMGRGVSFERMRRGGYGGDGRYGDGSSSFQSTTGHCVHMRGLPYRATETDIYNFFSPLNPVRVHLEIGPDGRVTGEADVEFATHEDAVAAMSKDKANMQHRYVELFLNSTAGGGSGGYGGQMMGGNQSSYGHSSQQMGSGYSGGYGNQSGMGGYSDYSECQLFRSSASRFHAKSYRPWTPKGSCL; this is encoded by the exons ATGGCGGATGGAGAGGGGTTTGTGGTGAGAGTCAGAGGTTTACCCTGGTCCTGTTCTGTTGATGAAGTTCAGAGGTTTTTCTCAG AATGCAAAATTGCAAACAATGGAACAAGCATACACTTCACATACACACGGGAAGGACGACCAAGTGGAGAGGCGTTTGTTGAGTTTGATTCGGAGGAAGATCTTAAAATCGCAGTGAAGAAAGATCGTGAAACTATGGGGCACCGTTATGTAGAAG TATTCAAATCAAATAGTGTAGAGATGGACTGGGTTCTTAAGCATACCGGACCGAACTGCCCAGACACAGGAGGGGATGGCCTGGTTAGGCTTCGCGGTCTGCCCTTCGGATGCAGCAAGGAGGAAATTGTCCAATTTTTTGCAG GGTTGGAAATCGTGCCAAATGGGATAACATTGCCGGTGGACTTCCAGGGGAGGAGTACGGGGGAGGCCTTCGTGCAGTTTGCTTCACAGGATATAGCCGAAAAGGCTCTAAAGAAACACAAGGAAAGAATAGGGCACAG GTATATAGAGATCTTCAAGAGCAGCCGTGCGGAAGTGCGCACACATTATGAACCCCAGCGTAAGGTCATGGGCATGCAGAGACCGGGCCCCTATGACAGGCCAGGAGGAGGCCGCGGTTACAACAGCATGGGCAGAGGAGTCTCCTTTGAGAGAATGAGACGTGGAGGCTATGGTGGAG ATGGTCGTTATGGAGATGGCAGCTCCTCATTTCAGAGCACAACAGGGCACTGTGTGCACATGAGAGGCCTTCCGTACAGAGCTACTGAGACAGACATATATAAT TTTTTCTCTCCACTGAACCCGGTACGTGTTCACCTGGAGATCGGTCCCGATGGGAGAGTGACGGGCGAGGCAGATGTAGAGTTTGCCACACATGAGGACGCCGTGGCTGCCATGTCAAAGGACAAAGCCAATATGC AGCATCGTTATGTGGAGCTGTTCCTAAATTCAACGGCAGGGGGCGGAAGCGGAGGATATGGTGGCCAAATGATGGGCG GGAACCAGTCGTCATACGGACACAGCAGCCAACAGATGGGCTCTGGCTACAGCGGTGGTTATGGTAACCAGAGTGGCATGGGGGGCTACAGTGACTACAGTGAGTGTCAGCTCTTCCGTAGCTCTGCTAGCCGGTTCCATGCCAAATCCTATCGCCCTTGGACCCCTAAGGGTAGCTGTTTGTAA
- the hnrnph1 gene encoding heterogeneous nuclear ribonucleoprotein H isoform X6 gives MADGEGFVVRVRGLPWSCSVDEVQRFFSECKIANNGTSIHFTYTREGRPSGEAFVEFDSEEDLKIAVKKDRETMGHRYVEVFKSNSVEMDWVLKHTGPNCPDTGGDGLVRLRGLPFGCSKEEIVQFFAGLEIVPNGITLPVDFQGRSTGEAFVQFASQDIAEKALKKHKERIGHRYIEIFKSSRAEVRTHYEPQRKVMGMQRPGPYDRPGGGRGYNSMGRGVSFERMRRGGYGGDGRYGDGSSSFQSTTGHCVHMRGLPYRATETDIYNFFSPLNPVRVHLEIGPDGRVTGEADVEFATHEDAVAAMSKDKANMQHRYVELFLNSTAGGGSGGYGGQMMGGNQSSYGHSSQQMGSGYSGGYGNQSGMGGYSDYIR, from the exons ATGGCGGATGGAGAGGGGTTTGTGGTGAGAGTCAGAGGTTTACCCTGGTCCTGTTCTGTTGATGAAGTTCAGAGGTTTTTCTCAG AATGCAAAATTGCAAACAATGGAACAAGCATACACTTCACATACACACGGGAAGGACGACCAAGTGGAGAGGCGTTTGTTGAGTTTGATTCGGAGGAAGATCTTAAAATCGCAGTGAAGAAAGATCGTGAAACTATGGGGCACCGTTATGTAGAAG TATTCAAATCAAATAGTGTAGAGATGGACTGGGTTCTTAAGCATACCGGACCGAACTGCCCAGACACAGGAGGGGATGGCCTGGTTAGGCTTCGCGGTCTGCCCTTCGGATGCAGCAAGGAGGAAATTGTCCAATTTTTTGCAG GGTTGGAAATCGTGCCAAATGGGATAACATTGCCGGTGGACTTCCAGGGGAGGAGTACGGGGGAGGCCTTCGTGCAGTTTGCTTCACAGGATATAGCCGAAAAGGCTCTAAAGAAACACAAGGAAAGAATAGGGCACAG GTATATAGAGATCTTCAAGAGCAGCCGTGCGGAAGTGCGCACACATTATGAACCCCAGCGTAAGGTCATGGGCATGCAGAGACCGGGCCCCTATGACAGGCCAGGAGGAGGCCGCGGTTACAACAGCATGGGCAGAGGAGTCTCCTTTGAGAGAATGAGACGTGGAGGCTATGGTGGAG ATGGTCGTTATGGAGATGGCAGCTCCTCATTTCAGAGCACAACAGGGCACTGTGTGCACATGAGAGGCCTTCCGTACAGAGCTACTGAGACAGACATATATAAT TTTTTCTCTCCACTGAACCCGGTACGTGTTCACCTGGAGATCGGTCCCGATGGGAGAGTGACGGGCGAGGCAGATGTAGAGTTTGCCACACATGAGGACGCCGTGGCTGCCATGTCAAAGGACAAAGCCAATATGC AGCATCGTTATGTGGAGCTGTTCCTAAATTCAACGGCAGGGGGCGGAAGCGGAGGATATGGTGGCCAAATGATGGGCG GGAACCAGTCGTCATACGGACACAGCAGCCAACAGATGGGCTCTGGCTACAGCGGTGGTTATGGTAACCAGAGTGGCATGGGGGGCTACAGTGACTACA TCAGGTAA
- the hnrnph1 gene encoding heterogeneous nuclear ribonucleoprotein H isoform X2: MADGEGFVVRVRGLPWSCSVDEVQRFFSECKIANNGTSIHFTYTREGRPSGEAFVEFDSEEDLKIAVKKDRETMGHRYVEVFKSNSVEMDWVLKHTGPNCPDTGGDGLVRLRGLPFGCSKEEIVQFFAGLEIVPNGITLPVDFQGRSTGEAFVQFASQDIAEKALKKHKERIGHRYIEIFKSSRAEVRTHYEPQRKVMGMQRPGPYDRPGGGRGYNSMGRGVSFERMRRGGYGGDGRYGDGSSSFQSTTGHCVHMRGLPYRATETDIYNFFSPLNPVRVHLEIGPDGRVTGEADVEFATHEDAVAAMSKDKANMQHRYVELFLNSTAGGGSGGYGGQMMGGNQSSYGHSSQQMGSGYSGGYGNQSGMGGYSDYSNQGGMGSSYYGGGSRGSMGMNGLNSGMGGGWGM, from the exons ATGGCGGATGGAGAGGGGTTTGTGGTGAGAGTCAGAGGTTTACCCTGGTCCTGTTCTGTTGATGAAGTTCAGAGGTTTTTCTCAG AATGCAAAATTGCAAACAATGGAACAAGCATACACTTCACATACACACGGGAAGGACGACCAAGTGGAGAGGCGTTTGTTGAGTTTGATTCGGAGGAAGATCTTAAAATCGCAGTGAAGAAAGATCGTGAAACTATGGGGCACCGTTATGTAGAAG TATTCAAATCAAATAGTGTAGAGATGGACTGGGTTCTTAAGCATACCGGACCGAACTGCCCAGACACAGGAGGGGATGGCCTGGTTAGGCTTCGCGGTCTGCCCTTCGGATGCAGCAAGGAGGAAATTGTCCAATTTTTTGCAG GGTTGGAAATCGTGCCAAATGGGATAACATTGCCGGTGGACTTCCAGGGGAGGAGTACGGGGGAGGCCTTCGTGCAGTTTGCTTCACAGGATATAGCCGAAAAGGCTCTAAAGAAACACAAGGAAAGAATAGGGCACAG GTATATAGAGATCTTCAAGAGCAGCCGTGCGGAAGTGCGCACACATTATGAACCCCAGCGTAAGGTCATGGGCATGCAGAGACCGGGCCCCTATGACAGGCCAGGAGGAGGCCGCGGTTACAACAGCATGGGCAGAGGAGTCTCCTTTGAGAGAATGAGACGTGGAGGCTATGGTGGAG ATGGTCGTTATGGAGATGGCAGCTCCTCATTTCAGAGCACAACAGGGCACTGTGTGCACATGAGAGGCCTTCCGTACAGAGCTACTGAGACAGACATATATAAT TTTTTCTCTCCACTGAACCCGGTACGTGTTCACCTGGAGATCGGTCCCGATGGGAGAGTGACGGGCGAGGCAGATGTAGAGTTTGCCACACATGAGGACGCCGTGGCTGCCATGTCAAAGGACAAAGCCAATATGC AGCATCGTTATGTGGAGCTGTTCCTAAATTCAACGGCAGGGGGCGGAAGCGGAGGATATGGTGGCCAAATGATGGGCG GGAACCAGTCGTCATACGGACACAGCAGCCAACAGATGGGCTCTGGCTACAGCGGTGGTTATGGTAACCAGAGTGGCATGGGGGGCTACAGTGACTACA GTAATCAGGGCGGAATGGGCAGCAGTTACTATGGCGGAGGCAGCCGCGGATCCATGGGAATGAACGGCCTCAACAGCGGCATGGGGGGAGGCTGGGGAATGTAG
- the hnrnph1 gene encoding heterogeneous nuclear ribonucleoprotein H isoform X3 — translation MADGEGFVVRVRGLPWSCSVDEVQRFFSECKIANNGTSIHFTYTREGRPSGEAFVEFDSEEDLKIAVKKDRETMGHRYVEVFKSNSVEMDWVLKHTGPNCPDTGGDGLVRLRGLPFGCSKEEIVQFFAGLEIVPNGITLPVDFQGRSTGEAFVQFASQDIAEKALKKHKERIGHRYIEIFKSSRAEVRTHYEPQRKVMGMQRPGPYDRPGGGRGYNSMGRGVSFERMRRGGYGGDGRYGDGSSSFQSTTGHCVHMRGLPYRATETDIYNFFSPLNPVRVHLEIGPDGRVTGEADVEFATHEDAVAAMSKDKANMQHRYVELFLNSTAGGGSGGYGGQMMGGMGNQSSYGHSSQQMGSGYSGGYGNQSGMGGYSDYSECQLFRSSASRFHAKSYRPWTPKGSCL, via the exons ATGGCGGATGGAGAGGGGTTTGTGGTGAGAGTCAGAGGTTTACCCTGGTCCTGTTCTGTTGATGAAGTTCAGAGGTTTTTCTCAG AATGCAAAATTGCAAACAATGGAACAAGCATACACTTCACATACACACGGGAAGGACGACCAAGTGGAGAGGCGTTTGTTGAGTTTGATTCGGAGGAAGATCTTAAAATCGCAGTGAAGAAAGATCGTGAAACTATGGGGCACCGTTATGTAGAAG TATTCAAATCAAATAGTGTAGAGATGGACTGGGTTCTTAAGCATACCGGACCGAACTGCCCAGACACAGGAGGGGATGGCCTGGTTAGGCTTCGCGGTCTGCCCTTCGGATGCAGCAAGGAGGAAATTGTCCAATTTTTTGCAG GGTTGGAAATCGTGCCAAATGGGATAACATTGCCGGTGGACTTCCAGGGGAGGAGTACGGGGGAGGCCTTCGTGCAGTTTGCTTCACAGGATATAGCCGAAAAGGCTCTAAAGAAACACAAGGAAAGAATAGGGCACAG GTATATAGAGATCTTCAAGAGCAGCCGTGCGGAAGTGCGCACACATTATGAACCCCAGCGTAAGGTCATGGGCATGCAGAGACCGGGCCCCTATGACAGGCCAGGAGGAGGCCGCGGTTACAACAGCATGGGCAGAGGAGTCTCCTTTGAGAGAATGAGACGTGGAGGCTATGGTGGAG ATGGTCGTTATGGAGATGGCAGCTCCTCATTTCAGAGCACAACAGGGCACTGTGTGCACATGAGAGGCCTTCCGTACAGAGCTACTGAGACAGACATATATAAT TTTTTCTCTCCACTGAACCCGGTACGTGTTCACCTGGAGATCGGTCCCGATGGGAGAGTGACGGGCGAGGCAGATGTAGAGTTTGCCACACATGAGGACGCCGTGGCTGCCATGTCAAAGGACAAAGCCAATATGC AGCATCGTTATGTGGAGCTGTTCCTAAATTCAACGGCAGGGGGCGGAAGCGGAGGATATGGTGGCCAAATGATGGGCGGTATGG GGAACCAGTCGTCATACGGACACAGCAGCCAACAGATGGGCTCTGGCTACAGCGGTGGTTATGGTAACCAGAGTGGCATGGGGGGCTACAGTGACTACAGTGAGTGTCAGCTCTTCCGTAGCTCTGCTAGCCGGTTCCATGCCAAATCCTATCGCCCTTGGACCCCTAAGGGTAGCTGTTTGTAA
- the hnrnph1 gene encoding heterogeneous nuclear ribonucleoprotein H isoform X5 — translation MADGEGFVVRVRGLPWSCSVDEVQRFFSECKIANNGTSIHFTYTREGRPSGEAFVEFDSEEDLKIAVKKDRETMGHRYVEVFKSNSVEMDWVLKHTGPNCPDTGGDGLVRLRGLPFGCSKEEIVQFFAGLEIVPNGITLPVDFQGRSTGEAFVQFASQDIAEKALKKHKERIGHRYIEIFKSSRAEVRTHYEPQRKVMGMQRPGPYDRPGGGRGYNSMGRGVSFERMRRGGYGGDGRYGDGSSSFQSTTGHCVHMRGLPYRATETDIYNFFSPLNPVRVHLEIGPDGRVTGEADVEFATHEDAVAAMSKDKANMQHRYVELFLNSTAGGGSGGYGGQMMGGMGNQSSYGHSSQQMGSGYSGGYGNQSGMGGYSDYIR, via the exons ATGGCGGATGGAGAGGGGTTTGTGGTGAGAGTCAGAGGTTTACCCTGGTCCTGTTCTGTTGATGAAGTTCAGAGGTTTTTCTCAG AATGCAAAATTGCAAACAATGGAACAAGCATACACTTCACATACACACGGGAAGGACGACCAAGTGGAGAGGCGTTTGTTGAGTTTGATTCGGAGGAAGATCTTAAAATCGCAGTGAAGAAAGATCGTGAAACTATGGGGCACCGTTATGTAGAAG TATTCAAATCAAATAGTGTAGAGATGGACTGGGTTCTTAAGCATACCGGACCGAACTGCCCAGACACAGGAGGGGATGGCCTGGTTAGGCTTCGCGGTCTGCCCTTCGGATGCAGCAAGGAGGAAATTGTCCAATTTTTTGCAG GGTTGGAAATCGTGCCAAATGGGATAACATTGCCGGTGGACTTCCAGGGGAGGAGTACGGGGGAGGCCTTCGTGCAGTTTGCTTCACAGGATATAGCCGAAAAGGCTCTAAAGAAACACAAGGAAAGAATAGGGCACAG GTATATAGAGATCTTCAAGAGCAGCCGTGCGGAAGTGCGCACACATTATGAACCCCAGCGTAAGGTCATGGGCATGCAGAGACCGGGCCCCTATGACAGGCCAGGAGGAGGCCGCGGTTACAACAGCATGGGCAGAGGAGTCTCCTTTGAGAGAATGAGACGTGGAGGCTATGGTGGAG ATGGTCGTTATGGAGATGGCAGCTCCTCATTTCAGAGCACAACAGGGCACTGTGTGCACATGAGAGGCCTTCCGTACAGAGCTACTGAGACAGACATATATAAT TTTTTCTCTCCACTGAACCCGGTACGTGTTCACCTGGAGATCGGTCCCGATGGGAGAGTGACGGGCGAGGCAGATGTAGAGTTTGCCACACATGAGGACGCCGTGGCTGCCATGTCAAAGGACAAAGCCAATATGC AGCATCGTTATGTGGAGCTGTTCCTAAATTCAACGGCAGGGGGCGGAAGCGGAGGATATGGTGGCCAAATGATGGGCGGTATGG GGAACCAGTCGTCATACGGACACAGCAGCCAACAGATGGGCTCTGGCTACAGCGGTGGTTATGGTAACCAGAGTGGCATGGGGGGCTACAGTGACTACA TCAGGTAA
- the hnrnph1 gene encoding heterogeneous nuclear ribonucleoprotein H isoform X1, translating to MADGEGFVVRVRGLPWSCSVDEVQRFFSECKIANNGTSIHFTYTREGRPSGEAFVEFDSEEDLKIAVKKDRETMGHRYVEVFKSNSVEMDWVLKHTGPNCPDTGGDGLVRLRGLPFGCSKEEIVQFFAGLEIVPNGITLPVDFQGRSTGEAFVQFASQDIAEKALKKHKERIGHRYIEIFKSSRAEVRTHYEPQRKVMGMQRPGPYDRPGGGRGYNSMGRGVSFERMRRGGYGGDGRYGDGSSSFQSTTGHCVHMRGLPYRATETDIYNFFSPLNPVRVHLEIGPDGRVTGEADVEFATHEDAVAAMSKDKANMQHRYVELFLNSTAGGGSGGYGGQMMGGMGNQSSYGHSSQQMGSGYSGGYGNQSGMGGYSDYSNQGGMGSSYYGGGSRGSMGMNGLNSGMGGGWGM from the exons ATGGCGGATGGAGAGGGGTTTGTGGTGAGAGTCAGAGGTTTACCCTGGTCCTGTTCTGTTGATGAAGTTCAGAGGTTTTTCTCAG AATGCAAAATTGCAAACAATGGAACAAGCATACACTTCACATACACACGGGAAGGACGACCAAGTGGAGAGGCGTTTGTTGAGTTTGATTCGGAGGAAGATCTTAAAATCGCAGTGAAGAAAGATCGTGAAACTATGGGGCACCGTTATGTAGAAG TATTCAAATCAAATAGTGTAGAGATGGACTGGGTTCTTAAGCATACCGGACCGAACTGCCCAGACACAGGAGGGGATGGCCTGGTTAGGCTTCGCGGTCTGCCCTTCGGATGCAGCAAGGAGGAAATTGTCCAATTTTTTGCAG GGTTGGAAATCGTGCCAAATGGGATAACATTGCCGGTGGACTTCCAGGGGAGGAGTACGGGGGAGGCCTTCGTGCAGTTTGCTTCACAGGATATAGCCGAAAAGGCTCTAAAGAAACACAAGGAAAGAATAGGGCACAG GTATATAGAGATCTTCAAGAGCAGCCGTGCGGAAGTGCGCACACATTATGAACCCCAGCGTAAGGTCATGGGCATGCAGAGACCGGGCCCCTATGACAGGCCAGGAGGAGGCCGCGGTTACAACAGCATGGGCAGAGGAGTCTCCTTTGAGAGAATGAGACGTGGAGGCTATGGTGGAG ATGGTCGTTATGGAGATGGCAGCTCCTCATTTCAGAGCACAACAGGGCACTGTGTGCACATGAGAGGCCTTCCGTACAGAGCTACTGAGACAGACATATATAAT TTTTTCTCTCCACTGAACCCGGTACGTGTTCACCTGGAGATCGGTCCCGATGGGAGAGTGACGGGCGAGGCAGATGTAGAGTTTGCCACACATGAGGACGCCGTGGCTGCCATGTCAAAGGACAAAGCCAATATGC AGCATCGTTATGTGGAGCTGTTCCTAAATTCAACGGCAGGGGGCGGAAGCGGAGGATATGGTGGCCAAATGATGGGCGGTATGG GGAACCAGTCGTCATACGGACACAGCAGCCAACAGATGGGCTCTGGCTACAGCGGTGGTTATGGTAACCAGAGTGGCATGGGGGGCTACAGTGACTACA GTAATCAGGGCGGAATGGGCAGCAGTTACTATGGCGGAGGCAGCCGCGGATCCATGGGAATGAACGGCCTCAACAGCGGCATGGGGGGAGGCTGGGGAATGTAG